The following coding sequences are from one Vibrio syngnathi window:
- the deoC gene encoding deoxyribose-phosphate aldolase — MSDLKAAALRALKLMDLTTLNDDDTTEKVVALCHDAKTAVGNTAAICIYPRFIPAAKKALREQGTPEVRIATVTNFPHGNDDIEIAVAETKAAVAYGADEVDVVFPYRALIAGNEEVGFELVKQCKAACGDITLKVIIETGELKEEALIKKASQICIEAGADFIKTSTGKVPVNATPEFARMMLEVIRDMGVAKTVGFKPAGGVRTAEDAQAYLAMADELLGSEWADNMHYRFGASSLLTNLLNTLEVTDQTADPAAY; from the coding sequence ATGAGCGATTTAAAAGCAGCAGCTCTACGTGCACTTAAACTTATGGACCTAACGACGCTAAATGACGACGATACTACTGAAAAAGTAGTAGCACTTTGTCATGACGCGAAGACTGCAGTTGGCAACACCGCTGCAATCTGTATTTACCCTCGCTTCATCCCAGCAGCTAAAAAGGCGTTGCGTGAGCAAGGTACTCCAGAAGTACGCATCGCGACTGTAACTAACTTCCCTCATGGTAATGACGACATCGAAATTGCTGTTGCTGAAACAAAAGCAGCGGTAGCGTACGGCGCAGACGAAGTTGACGTAGTATTCCCATACCGTGCTCTTATTGCTGGCAACGAAGAAGTGGGTTTTGAGCTAGTTAAACAGTGTAAAGCAGCTTGTGGTGACATCACGCTTAAAGTGATCATCGAAACAGGTGAACTTAAAGAAGAAGCACTGATCAAGAAAGCTTCTCAAATCTGTATCGAAGCCGGTGCAGACTTCATTAAAACTTCAACCGGTAAAGTGCCAGTAAACGCGACTCCTGAGTTCGCACGCATGATGCTTGAAGTTATTCGTGACATGGGCGTAGCTAAAACAGTGGGTTTCAAACCAGCTGGTGGCGTACGTACAGCTGAAGATGCTCAAGCTTACCTAGCGATGGCTGATGAGCTACTAGGCTCTGAGTGGGCAGACAACATGCACTACCGTTTTGGTGCTTCAAGCCTACTAACTAACCTTCTTAATACATTAGAAGTGACAGACCAAACTGCAGATCCAGCAGCATACTAA
- the deoA gene encoding thymidine phosphorylase, producing MYLPQEIIRRKRDGEVLTTEEINFFIQGVAKNTVSEGQIAAFAMAIFFNEMTMPERIALTCAMRDSGMVIDWSHMNFDGPIVDKHSTGGVGDVTSLMLGPMVAACGGFVPMISGRGLGHTGGTLDKLESIPGYNITPTNDVFGAVTKEAGVAIIGQTGDLAPADKRVYATRDITATVDNISLITASILSKKLAAGLDSLVMDVKVGSGAFMPTYEASEELAKSIVAVANGAGTKTTAILTDMNQVLASSAGNAVEVREAVQFLTGEYRNPRLLEITMASCAEMLVLGNLAKDSDEAREKLMAVLDNGKAAECFGKMVAGLGGPADFVTNYDNYLEKAEIVKPVYALESGVVSAMDTRAIGMAVVGMGGGRRVATDSIDYAVGFDSFIRLGEVASDDKPLAMIHARNEQQWQEAATALQNAIIVGGEYTATPDVYRQIRSEDV from the coding sequence ATGTATCTACCTCAAGAAATTATTCGCAGAAAACGTGATGGTGAAGTCCTAACGACTGAAGAAATTAACTTCTTCATTCAAGGCGTGGCTAAAAATACCGTTTCTGAAGGCCAAATTGCAGCATTCGCAATGGCTATCTTTTTTAATGAAATGACGATGCCAGAACGTATCGCACTGACGTGTGCAATGCGTGATTCGGGCATGGTGATTGACTGGAGCCACATGAACTTTGATGGCCCAATCGTTGATAAACACTCTACTGGTGGTGTTGGTGACGTAACTTCTCTGATGCTTGGCCCTATGGTGGCAGCATGTGGCGGTTTCGTTCCAATGATCTCTGGTCGTGGTTTAGGTCACACTGGCGGTACGCTAGACAAACTTGAATCTATCCCTGGTTACAATATTACACCCACCAACGATGTGTTTGGTGCTGTAACCAAAGAAGCTGGCGTAGCGATCATCGGCCAAACTGGTGATTTAGCACCGGCTGATAAGCGCGTTTACGCGACTCGAGATATCACGGCAACAGTCGACAACATCTCGTTGATCACAGCTTCAATTCTGTCTAAGAAATTGGCTGCTGGCCTTGATTCTCTAGTGATGGATGTAAAAGTAGGTTCAGGCGCATTCATGCCGACTTACGAAGCGTCTGAAGAATTAGCAAAATCTATCGTTGCAGTAGCAAACGGCGCAGGCACTAAAACAACGGCAATCCTAACGGACATGAACCAAGTTCTGGCTTCTTCAGCGGGTAACGCAGTAGAAGTACGTGAAGCGGTTCAATTTCTAACCGGCGAATATCGTAACCCTCGTTTGCTAGAAATTACGATGGCATCGTGTGCTGAAATGCTGGTTCTGGGTAACCTTGCAAAAGATTCAGACGAAGCGCGTGAAAAACTGATGGCAGTACTGGATAACGGTAAAGCAGCAGAGTGCTTCGGTAAAATGGTAGCGGGCCTTGGTGGTCCAGCAGATTTCGTAACGAACTACGATAACTACCTAGAAAAAGCAGAAATTGTTAAACCAGTGTACGCGCTAGAAAGCGGTGTAGTATCAGCGATGGATACGCGTGCAATTGGTATGGCTGTCGTTGGTATGGGCGGTGGTCGCCGTGTAGCAACAGACAGCATTGATTACGCAGTCGGTTTTGATAGCTTCATTCGCCTTGGCGAAGTAGCAAGTGACGATAAACCATTAGCAATGATTCATGCTCGCAATGAACAACAGTGGCAAGAAGCTGCGACGGCATTACAAAATGCAATCATTGTGGGTGGAGAATACACAGCAACGCCAGACGTTTACCGTCAGATTCGTTCTGAAGACGTGTAA
- a CDS encoding phosphopentomutase: MKRAFILVLDSFGIGETADADTFGDVGSDTMGHIADHCDQGLADNADRNGPLTLPNLSKLGLAMAHKESTGRFAPGMDADAEIIGAYGHAAELSSGKDTPSGHWEIAGVPVLFDWGYFTDKANSFPKELTDRILERAGLSDFLGNCHSSGTEILDNLGEEHMKTGLPIFYTSADSVFQIACHEDTFGLQNLLDLCQIAREELADYNIGRVIARPFIGAGKGQFERTGNRRDLSVEPPAATVLQKLVDEKGGNVHSIGKISDIYAGCGITQKTKATGIPALFEATKEAINEAGDNTIVFTNFVDFDSAYGHRRDVAGYAAALEYFDGRINEIIDMMKEDDVLILTADHGCDPTWPGSDHTREHIPVIVYGNKVPAGSLGRRDTFADIGQSLASYFGTSPMGYGTSFL, encoded by the coding sequence ATGAAAAGAGCATTTATTTTAGTTTTAGATTCATTCGGTATCGGCGAAACAGCAGATGCGGACACATTCGGTGATGTAGGTTCAGACACTATGGGTCACATTGCTGACCATTGTGATCAAGGCCTTGCAGACAATGCAGATCGTAACGGCCCACTAACGCTGCCAAACCTGTCTAAGCTAGGTTTAGCTATGGCTCACAAAGAGTCTACAGGTCGTTTTGCTCCTGGTATGGACGCAGACGCTGAGATCATTGGCGCGTACGGTCACGCTGCTGAGCTGTCTTCTGGTAAAGACACGCCATCAGGTCACTGGGAAATCGCTGGTGTTCCGGTACTGTTTGACTGGGGCTACTTCACCGACAAAGCGAACAGCTTTCCAAAAGAACTGACTGATCGCATCCTTGAGCGTGCTGGTCTATCTGACTTCTTAGGTAACTGCCACTCATCGGGTACAGAAATCCTAGATAACCTAGGTGAAGAACACATGAAGACTGGCTTGCCAATCTTCTACACTTCTGCAGATTCTGTTTTCCAGATCGCTTGTCACGAAGATACATTCGGCCTACAAAACCTATTAGACCTTTGTCAGATTGCTCGTGAAGAGCTAGCTGATTACAACATTGGTCGTGTTATCGCACGTCCGTTCATTGGTGCTGGTAAAGGTCAATTCGAACGTACTGGTAACCGTCGTGACCTTTCTGTTGAGCCGCCAGCGGCGACGGTTCTTCAGAAGCTGGTTGATGAGAAGGGCGGCAACGTTCACTCAATCGGTAAGATTTCTGATATCTACGCAGGTTGTGGTATCACTCAGAAAACCAAAGCAACAGGTATCCCTGCACTATTTGAAGCAACCAAAGAAGCGATCAATGAAGCGGGTGACAACACCATCGTGTTCACTAACTTCGTTGATTTCGACTCAGCTTACGGCCACCGCCGTGATGTTGCAGGTTACGCAGCGGCACTTGAGTACTTCGATGGTCGCATCAATGAAATCATCGATATGATGAAAGAAGATGACGTGCTTATCCTGACAGCAGACCACGGTTGTGACCCAACATGGCCGGGTTCAGACCATACTCGTGAACATATCCCTGTGATTGTTTACGGTAACAAGGTTCCAGCAGGCTCTCTAGGCCGTCGTGATACCTTCGCTGATATCGGTCAAAGCTTAGCGTCATACTTTGGCACATCGCCAATGGGATACGGTACAAGCTTTCTGTAA
- the deoD gene encoding purine-nucleoside phosphorylase: MATPHINAEMGDFADVVLMPGDPLRAKYIAETFLEEIVQVCDVRNMFGYTGTYKGRKVSVMGHGMGIPSCSIYATELIKDFGVKKIIRVGSCGAVSEDIKVRDVVIGMGACTDSKVNRIRFKGHDFAAIADYKMVRAAEDAAKAHGVDVKVGNLFSAELFYTPDPDMFEVMDKYGIVGVEMEAAGIYGVCAEYGAKALTICTVSDHIKTGEQTTSDERQTTFNDMMVIALDSVLLGDQD; this comes from the coding sequence ATGGCTACTCCACATATTAATGCTGAAATGGGTGATTTCGCTGACGTAGTTCTAATGCCAGGCGATCCGCTACGTGCTAAATACATTGCTGAAACCTTCTTAGAAGAAATAGTTCAGGTGTGTGATGTTCGTAATATGTTTGGTTACACGGGTACTTACAAAGGTCGTAAGGTTTCGGTAATGGGGCACGGTATGGGCATCCCATCTTGTTCTATTTACGCGACTGAGCTGATCAAAGACTTTGGTGTGAAAAAGATCATTCGTGTCGGTAGTTGTGGTGCAGTGAGTGAAGATATCAAAGTGCGTGATGTGGTGATTGGCATGGGCGCGTGTACTGACTCAAAAGTGAACCGTATTCGCTTTAAAGGTCATGACTTCGCGGCTATCGCAGATTACAAAATGGTGCGTGCGGCAGAAGATGCAGCAAAAGCGCATGGTGTAGACGTCAAAGTCGGCAACCTTTTCTCTGCTGAACTGTTTTACACACCAGATCCTGACATGTTTGAAGTGATGGACAAATACGGTATTGTCGGCGTAGAGATGGAAGCGGCGGGTATCTATGGTGTGTGTGCTGAATACGGCGCAAAAGCTCTGACTATTTGTACTGTTTCTGATCACATCAAAACTGGTGAGCAAACCACATCAGATGAACGTCAAACGACTTTCAACGACATGATGGTTATCGCATTAGACTCTGTGCTTCTTGGTGACCAAGACTAA
- a CDS encoding YtjB family periplasmic protein, protein MNESLFSIRNALRVLALILLAAMFVVTIKNTVVISKGNEKIQAKQLETLTKLLISQASLSASKMITQQDQERLLELTNQLSQDRLVFDTTIYDAEGIRLASSEKALSVREVLGLDTPLSTASIGRQQLVEPIYSPESTIIGFIRVTFETGKMTAISDHHYRKSDRYMIGMVLMGFVSGVLFIMLIRKRKTKSGENWLLKNVSS, encoded by the coding sequence ATGAATGAATCATTGTTCTCAATACGTAACGCTTTACGAGTACTAGCCCTAATTCTGTTGGCTGCTATGTTCGTGGTAACAATTAAAAACACAGTAGTGATCAGTAAAGGCAATGAGAAAATCCAAGCAAAACAGTTGGAAACGCTGACCAAACTACTGATCTCACAGGCATCTCTTTCAGCCAGTAAGATGATCACTCAGCAAGATCAAGAGCGCCTGCTAGAGCTAACTAACCAACTTTCTCAGGATCGATTGGTATTTGATACCACCATCTACGATGCAGAAGGGATCCGACTGGCCTCGAGTGAAAAAGCGCTCTCGGTACGCGAGGTTCTTGGCTTAGACACACCTCTTTCAACGGCAAGTATTGGCAGGCAGCAACTCGTTGAGCCTATTTACTCTCCAGAGAGTACGATCATTGGCTTTATCCGCGTGACTTTTGAGACGGGAAAAATGACCGCTATTTCTGATCATCACTACCGTAAGAGCGATCGCTACATGATCGGTATGGTCTTGATGGGGTTTGTCAGTGGCGTGTTGTTCATCATGCTTATTCGTAAAAGAAAGACTAAGTCTGGGGAGAACTGGCTGCTTAAAAATGTAAGCTCTTAA
- the serB gene encoding phosphoserine phosphatase: MDAQKYLPIKRHTTLLTRLPETRFASQLAKSKANWIVFGEYLSPQSFDDIDFFTGTYNTILDTWKVGHYEVALMSGNLTPAHEEILQALKLDYACLSEVPDLSKPGLIVMDMDSTAIQIECIDEIAKLAGVGELVSEITERAMQGELDFEQSLRQRVGALKGADESILEQVRQSLPFMPDLVELVNTLNKLGWKTAIASGGFTYFSDYLKDTLDLDHAQSNTLEIVNGKLTGEVLGDVVSAQTKADILVELAEEYELELHNTVAVGDGANDLVMMGSAGLGIAYHAKPKVEQQAQTAVRYAGLGGVLCILSGVLAKQQKISWQAKP, from the coding sequence ATGGACGCTCAGAAATATCTGCCGATTAAAAGGCATACGACATTATTAACCCGACTCCCCGAGACTCGTTTCGCTTCTCAACTCGCTAAATCCAAAGCCAATTGGATTGTGTTCGGTGAGTACCTATCTCCACAATCATTCGATGACATCGACTTTTTCACTGGTACCTACAACACCATCCTCGATACGTGGAAGGTGGGGCATTATGAAGTGGCACTGATGTCAGGGAACCTAACCCCTGCACACGAAGAAATTTTACAAGCACTGAAGCTTGATTATGCTTGCCTTAGCGAGGTCCCAGACTTATCTAAGCCAGGTTTGATCGTGATGGATATGGACTCGACAGCAATTCAAATTGAATGCATCGATGAGATAGCAAAGCTCGCAGGAGTGGGAGAGTTAGTTTCTGAAATCACAGAGCGTGCGATGCAAGGCGAGCTCGACTTTGAACAGAGCCTGCGTCAACGCGTTGGGGCACTGAAAGGTGCGGATGAGTCGATACTGGAGCAAGTGCGTCAATCATTGCCATTCATGCCAGACTTAGTTGAGCTGGTGAATACTCTGAATAAACTTGGCTGGAAGACGGCGATCGCATCGGGTGGTTTTACTTATTTCTCAGACTACCTGAAAGATACTCTTGATCTTGACCACGCTCAGTCAAACACCCTAGAGATCGTCAATGGTAAATTGACGGGTGAAGTTTTAGGCGATGTTGTTTCGGCGCAGACCAAAGCGGATATCTTGGTAGAGCTTGCTGAAGAGTATGAACTGGAACTGCATAACACCGTTGCCGTAGGTGATGGTGCCAATGACTTGGTTATGATGGGTTCTGCCGGTTTAGGGATTGCTTACCATGCAAAACCGAAAGTTGAACAACAAGCTCAAACTGCTGTGCGTTATGCTGGCTTAGGTGGGGTGCTTTGTATCTTGTCAGGCGTATTAGCTAAGCAGCAAAAAATCAGCTGGCAAGCGAAGCCTTAG